The Benincasa hispida cultivar B227 chromosome 11, ASM972705v1, whole genome shotgun sequence genome has a segment encoding these proteins:
- the LOC120090511 gene encoding UPF0098 protein TC_0109, whose translation MADSGVFRLASSAIDHEGRLPRKYTSEGQGAQKNKSPPLEWYNLPEGTKTLALVVQDIDAPDPSGPIVPWTVWVVVNIPPTLKGLPEDFSGNQQGLGGDYAAIQEGNNDEKVPGWRAPTLPSHGHRFEFKLYALDDHLNLGNKVTKEKLLDAIEGHVLGEAVLMAVF comes from the exons ATGGCGGATAGCGGCGTGTTCAGGCTGGCGTCTTCAGCAATAGACCACGAAGGAAGATTGCCAAGAAAGTACACATCAGAAGGGCAAGGGGCGCAGAAGAACAAATCTCCGCCGTTGGAATGGTACAATCTGCCTGAAGGGACCAAGACCCTGGCTCTTGTGGTGCAGGACATTGACGCGCCGGACCCCAGCGGACCCATCGTGCCGTGGACCGTGTGGGTGGTTGTGAACATACCGCCCACCTTGAAGGGCCTGCCCGAAGATTTCTCTGGGAACCAACAGGGGCTCGGGGGTGATTATGCGGCTATACAAGAAGGCAACAATGATGAAAAGGTCCCTGGTTGGCGTGCTCCCACTTTGCCCTCACATGGCCACCGCTTCGAGTTCAAGCTCTATGCTTTAGACGACCACTTGAACCTCGGCAATAAG GTGACGAAGGAGAAGCTGTTAGACGCAATAGAAGGGCACGTGCTGGGGGAAGCAGTATTAATGGCGGTCTTCTGA
- the LOC120090510 gene encoding ammonium transporter 2 — MNNTIPPGNMAAASPPWLNTGDNSWQITASTLVGLQSMPGLVILYGSIVKKKWAVNSAFMALYAFAAVLICWVIVGYRMAFGDQLIPLWGKGIPALSQDYLINQANIPESGLNDGQGTPRIQPNVPMASLVYFQFTFAAITVILLGGSVLARMNIKAWMAFVPLWVIFSYTVGAYSVWGGGFLFKWGVIDYSGGYVIHLSSGIAGLTAAYWVGPRIKSDRERFPPNNVLLMLAGAGLLWMGWSGFNGGAPHSANVVASIAVLNTNVSAATSLLVWTILDVFYFGKPSVIGAIQGMMTGLACVTPGAGVVQTWAAIIMGILAGSIPWLSMMVLHKKLSFLQKADDTLGVFHTHAVAGLMGGLLTGLLAEPTLCDLYIPIIGTRGAFYGKNGGVQFLKQLTGSTFIIGWNIVSTTVILLFIRLFMPLRMPDEELMIGDDAVHGEEAYALWGDGEKFDPRRHGTAAANMEEGTGSPYINGARGVIIEL, encoded by the exons ATGAACAACACCATCCCGCCGGGGAACATGGCCGCCGCATCCCCACCATGGCTGAACACCGGCGACAACTCTTGGCAAATCACAGCCTCCACTCTCGTCGGACTTCAGAGCATGCCTGGGCTTGTGATTCTTTACGGCAGCATCGTCAAAAAGAAATGGGCTGTCAATTCTGCTTTTATGGCCCTTTACGCCTTCGCCGCCGTTCTAATTTGTTGGGTCATCGTCGGTTACAGAATGGCCTTTGGCGATCAGTTGATTCCTCTGTGGGGTAAAGGAATTCCAGCTCTGTCGCAAGATTACCTAATAAATCAAGCCAATATCCCTGAGAGTGGCCTCAACGATGGACAGGGAACGCCAAGAATTCAACCCAATGTTCCGATGGCTTCGCTTGTGTATTTTCAATTTACTTTTGCTGCGATTACTGTGATTTTACTTGGTGGGTCCGTTCTTGCAAGAATGAACATAAAAGCTTGGATGGCGTTTGTTCCTCTGTGGGTAATTTTCTCATACACCGTCGGAGCATACAGTGTTTGGGGCGGAGGGTTTCTGTTTAAATGGGGAGTAATTGATTATTCAGGTGGCTATGTGATTCATCTTTCGTCTGGAATTGCTGGATTAACAGCGGCGTATTGG GTTGGACCGAGGATAAAGAGTGACAGAGAGAGGTTTCCGCCGAATAACGTGCTGCTGATGTTGGCCGGAGCGGGGTTGTTGTGGATGGGGTGGTCGGGATTTAACGGCGGAGCGCCGCACTCGGCGAACGTGGTGGCGTCGATAGCGGTGCTGAATACGAACGTGAGTGCGGCGACGAGTCTGTTGGTTTGGACCATTTTGGATGTGTTTTACTTTGGGAAGCCATCGGTGATTGGAGCCATTCAGGGTATGATGACTGGCTTGGCTTGCGTTACTCCTGGCGCTG GGGTTGTGCAGACGTGGGCGGCTATCATAATGGGAATTCTAGCAGGGAGTATTCCATGGCTATCTATGATGGTTCTTCATAAAAAATTGAGTTTCTTGCAGAAG GCTGACGACACGCTCGGCGTATTTCACACGCACGCGGTGGCAGGATTGATGGGCGGCCTTCTCACTGGGCTTTTAGCGGAGCCCACACTATGCGATCTATACATACCGATCATCGGTACACGCGGCGCTTTTTACGGTAAAAACGGCGGCGTACAGTTCCTAAAACAACTGACCGGATCCACCTTCATCATAGGATGGAACATCGTGTCAACCACTGTAATACTCCTCTTTATTCGCCTCTTTATGCCCTTAAGAATGCCCGACGAAGAACTCATGATCGGCGACGACGCCGTCCACGGCGAGGAGGCTTATGCTCTTTGGGGTGACGGCGAGAAATTCGATCCAAGAAGGCACGGCACTGCAGCGGCCAATATGGAAGAAGGAACTGGCTCGCCTTATATCAATGGCGCTAGAGGAGTAATCATCGAGttgtaa